The genomic window GCGCTGTTCGCGCTAGATCTAGCCGCTGTGAGCGTTCTCGTCTTCGGGCTCTACTTTCCCCGGCATCGGCGCCGGGACCTGGTAGTCGCCTACCTCGGCGTCAATGTGGGCGTGCTCGCGGTCGCCGGTTCGCTCAGCTCGAGCACCGTCGGAGCGGGGCTCGGACTCGGCCTCTTCGGCGTGCTCTCGATCATCCGGCTCCGGTCGACGGAACTGGACCAGCACGAGGTCGCCTACTACTTCTCCGCACTCGCCCTCGGCATCCTCGGCCCGCTCAGCGGCGGCCCGATCTGGCTCGCCCCGTCGCTGATGGGCCTGGTCCTCGTGGTGATGTACCTCGGCGACCACCCACGGCTGTTCCAGTCCTACCAGCGGCAGGTCCTGGTGCTGGACAACGCGGTCATCGACCGGGTCGCCCTGATCGCCCAGCTCGAACGGATCCTCGGAGCGCGGGTGCACAAGGCCACCGTCGAACGCATCGATCTCGTCAACGAGACCACCGTGGTCGAGGTGCGGTATTCGTACAGCCAGAAGGCCCGGCTGCTCGAGAGCGCGAACCGGTGACCGTGACCACCGGGCACTTCGACCCGATCACGCTCGGCGAACTCACCGAGGCGGCCGAACTGCAGACCCGGGTGGACCGCAAGTACGTGCTGCCGGTCGCCGAGGCCGAGGCTCTGATGTCGCGGCTCGACCCCGGAACCCGGGTGCTGGAGATCGACGGCGAACGGACCTTCCGCTACCGCTCGGTCTACTTCGACACCCCCGACCTGGTCAGTTTCCGGCTCACCGCCTACAAACGCCGACGGCGGTTCAAGGTGCGCACCCGCACCTACCTGGACTCGTCGCTGTGCTGGCTGGAGGTCAAGACCGAGGGCTACCGCGGCGGCACCGTGAAGAACCGGCTGCCCTACCGGATCGAGGACCAGGACACCGTCGAACCGGGGCGCTGGTTCATCGACGACATCCTCGGTGGAGAGGAAACGCAACGAGACCTCACGCCGACGCTGCTCACCAACTACCGGCGCACCACGTTCTGCCAGGCCACCGGCGACTCGCGGCTGACCGTCGACGTCGACCTGGTCTGGACCGGCGTGGACGGCCGGGAACTCGGACTGCCGAACGTCGCGGTGGTCGAGACCAAGACCGGTTCGGCCGCCTCCCCGGCCGACCGTCTGCTGTGGGCCTCCGGGCACCGGCCCACCAGCATCTCCAAGTACGCCACCGGGCTCACCGCTCTACAGCCCGACCTGCCCGATGTCAGGTGGCGGCGGCTCAAACGCCGCCACTTCACCCCCATCACAGAGGACTGAAGCATGCCTCGCATCCCCCGTCTCGCCGTCCCCGCGGCGCTGACCGCCACCGCACTCGCCGTGCTGGTGGCCCCCACCTCTCCCGCACTGGCCGCAGGCCCCGCTGCCGCCGCCGCGATCGCCGCCAACCAGGCCAGCCACCTGCAGGCAGCCGACCTGACCTGGAACGAGTCGGAGGTCGCCGCGGTCACCCTGACCGGCACGAGCGCGACCACCACCAGCTCCAACGTGACCGTCTCCGGCAGCACGGTGACGGTGACGGCGGCCGGTACCTACCGGTTCAGCGGTTCGCTCACCAGTGGCCAGATCGTGGTCAACAGCACCGGCACCGGCCTGGTCCGGATCATCCTCAACGGTGTCACGGTCACCGGCGGCACCGGTGCGATCAACGTGATCGCCGCCGACGAGGTGCTGCTGTTCCTGCAGGCCGGCACCACCAACCGGCTCACCGACGGCACCGCCTCCGTGGACGGCCCGATCGCCTCGGCCGCCGACCTGAGCATCGCCGGCACCGGCGCGCTCGTCGTCACCGGCAACGCCAACGACGGCATCAACGCCAAGGACGGCCTGGCCATCGCGGGCGGCACGATCACCGTGACGGCGCCCGACGACGCCATCCGTGGCCAGGACTACGTCATCGTCAGCGGCGGCTCGATCACCGCGACCGCCGGCGGCGACGGCCTCAAGTCCGACAACGAGACCGAGACCAACCGGGGGTACGTGGCGGTCACCGGCGGCACCGTTAACGTCACGTCCGTCGGTGACGCCCTCACCGGCCAGACCGACGTGATCGTCAACGGCGGCTCGATCACCGCCCGGGCCACCGGCACCGGCTCCGCCAAGGGCCTCAAGGCCGGCGTGCTCACCGTGATCAGCGACGGGACGGTCAACGTCAACGCCGCCGACGACGGCCTGCACTCCGACGCCAACCTCACCGTCGACGGCGGGACCACCACCGTCGCCAGCGGTGACGACGGCGTGCACGCGGAGACCAACGTGTCGATCGCCGGTGGAACGGTCAACGTGACCAATTCGTACGAGGGAATCGAAGGTCTGAAGGTCCTCATCACCGGCGGCACGGTCTCCGCGACCGCCAGCGATGACGCGGTCAACGCCTCCGACCCGGCCTACGGCGAGATGCAGAACTCGCCGAACGCCCTGATCAGCGTCTCCGGCGGCACCGTCTCGGTGAGCGGCGGCACCGACGGCCTCGACTCCAACGGCGCGCTCACCCTCACCGGCGGCACCGTGGTCGTCGCCGGATCGCCGACCCGCGGCGGCGGCGAGGGCGGTCTGGACTCCAACGGCGCCCTGACCATCACCGGCGGCGTCGTGTACTCCACCGGGATCAGCGCCTCCACCAGCACTCTGCCCACCTCCGGGCAGGGCTGGGTGTCGTACACGTTCAGCGCCAACCAGCCGGCCGGCACGATCGTGCACCTGGCCACCACGTCCGGCACCCAGATCGCCACCTACCAGTCGACGAAGGCGTTCAAGCACGTCGTCTTCAGTTCCAGCCAGATCACCCGGGGCACGACCTATGCCGTACGCACCGGCGGAACGGTCTCCGGCACGGCGGTCGGCGGTGGCCTCTACACCGGCGGCACCCTTTCCGGCACCCAGGTCAGCACGGTGGTCGCCGGCGTCCGCTGACCCACCGCGATGTGGGATCGTCGGCACCTGATGACCGATCCCCTGCTCGACCTTCTCGGAACCGGGCGCGCTCACGGAGGTGAGCGCGCCCGGTTCCTGGTCGGTCCCCGCTACCTCACCCTGCTGCCCCGGCTCGCCGACCTGTGCGCGACGGACGCCCGCGCGCTGCCGATCGCCGCCCAGGTCCTCGCCTGGATCGAAGCGGGCGCGACATCGTTCGACCGGGTCGACCCGGATGTGCTGCGCTCGTTCGCCGGTGCGGTGGGCCGGGCCGCACTCCGGCACGGCGGTGAGGCCGGGGTGCTCGCGTTGTTCCGGGTGCACGCCCTGGAGTACTTCGGCCCGTACGAGCCGATCACCGAAGAACTCGGCGAGGAGCTGTTGAGCAGCCCGGATCCGGAACTCCGGCTCGCGGCCGCGGTCTGTTCCGGCGGGGACGACGATGTCTTCCGCGAGTTCCTGGCGCGGGAGTCCACCGGGGACACCGAGCGCTCGGTGATCCGCCGGACCATGGACGGGCGACCGCAACAGATCCCGATGTTCGCCGCGGCGATCACCACCGGCGCGCCGATCGCCCGGTGGCACAACATCGGGCAATGCCGGCGGATCATCGACACCTGGCGGGCCGCCCCGCCCCAGCTGGTCCCGGTCCTGGCCGGATGTCTAACGGACGGCCCGATGCCGGTGCGGTCGGCGGCGGCGGGCGCGCTCCGGATGGCCGGCGAGGTGACCCGGGAACACCTCGACCTGATCAGCGAATTCTTCCGGGAGACCGGAAACGCCCAGGCGCTGGCCACGCTTGTCGCCTTTCAGCGGCCGGAAGCCGTCGCACCGCTGCGCGACTTCCTGGCCGCGCCGCACGGCAACGGTTCGGTGCAGGAACTCCTGGCGGAGGCCGCCTGGTGCGCCGCCGAGATCGCCGGCGACATGGCCGTGCACCTGCGGGCCGAAGCCGTCGACGACCCGCACCGGCGTCTTGCCGCGACCCTCAACGCCCTCCGGAACTGGGGCCCGGCCGCGGCGCCGCTGATCCCGGCGCTTGCCGCCCTGCATACCAACGGGGTGGCACGGACGCAGGTCATGGAGATTCTCGCCGGGATCGGGCCGTCGGTGGTCACCGTGGAAGAGCTGCTGCTCAACGAGGCGAGAGACAAGACCATCGATGGCGTACGCCGGAGCCACGCGGCCGCCGCCCTCCTGCGGTGCGGCAGCGCCGTGGACGAGGCAGCCGCCGTGCTGCTGGCCGAATTCGATCACCCGGCAGCACAACAGCACCTGGCGACGCTCGATCCGGCCCCGGACATCCCGAGGCACCTCGCCGGCGCGGCGATCCCGGCGTACCGGGCAAGGATCCTCTGGTTGTCCGGCGACCGCGACCCGCAGCTCGCCGCGGACCTGATGCGACGGGTGGGCCCCCTGCCCGGAGGCCTCCGGGCACTCGGCTGGCTGGCCGAGACCGGCGACCTGATCGAACCGCACCGGCCCGCCCTGGCAGCGCTGCGCGACGACCCGGGCCGCCCGCGCTCCAGCCTCGGCTCCTTCCGGGTGCGCAGCGACGAGCGTCTCCACAGAGCGCTCACAGATCTGCGGCTCGGCTAGGCCTCGGTGAGCGCGGGTGACCGGTGCTCGATCCAGCTGGTGAGGTTGGCCGGCAGGTCGGCCTTGCCGTAGTACCAGCCCTGCACCAGGTCGCATCCCTGCTCCCGCAGCCAGTTCCGCTGCACCTCGGTCTCCACCCCCTCGGCCACCACCCGATGACCCATCGCCCGGGTCATCGCCAGGACCGCGCGGACGATCGGCTCGTTCGCGCCGTTCTCCCCGACGTCCGAGACGAACGAACGGTCGATCTTGACGATGCCGACCGGAAGCCGGTTCAGGTAGCTCAGTGACGAGTAACCGGTCCCGAAGTCGTCGATGCAGAGAGTGACACCCATCGTCCGCAGCGCGTTCAGGGTGAGCAGAGCCGTCTCCAGGTCCTCCATCACCCCCGACTCGGTGATCTCCAGCCACAGCGCGGACGGCGGCAGATCGTTGGCCCGCAACGCGTCGTCGACCAGCCGCACCAGGGAACCGTCCCGCAACTGGCGCACCGCGACGTTCACCGACACGTGCAACGGCCGGGCATCCGGGCCACGCTGTACGGTCCACTCACCGAGCTGCCGGACCGACTCGTTCAGCAGCCACGCCCCCATCTCCTCGATCATGCCGGTCTCCTCGGCGATCGGGATGAAGTCGACCGGCGAGACGAAACCCAGCTCCGGCGAATGCCAGCGCATCAACGCCTCGAACCCGTCCAGCTCACCGGTGGCCAGGTCGATGATCGGCTGGAAGTGCGTGGCCAGCTCGCCGCGTTCCATCGCCCCGCGCAGCGCCTGCTCCAGCCGCACCCGGCCCTGGACCTGGGCGTGCATCGAGACGTCGAACATCGCGTACCCGTTGCGGCCGTTGGTCTTCGCCTGGTACATCGCGGTGTCCGCGTCCCGGATCAGCTCCTGAGCGCCGGCGCCACCAGTCGTCTTCGTCACCCCGATCGACACCGAGCTGACCACATCGCCGATCGACAGGGCGAACGGCCTGGTGAACGCGGCCAGCAGACGCTCGGCGAGGGACTCCGCCAGCCGTTCGTGCGCCGGCCCGGCCACCGCGATCAGGAACTTGTCACCACCGACCCGGCCCACGATGTCCTCCGCGCGGACCTGCTCGGTGAGCCGCACACCCACCTCCCGGAGCAGTTCGTCGCCGACCGGGTGACCCCAGTTGTCGTTGACCATCTTGAACCGGTCCAGGCCGATGAAGAGCAAGCCGATCTCGGTCTTCTCCGGGCCGGTACGTTCGGCCCACTGGTCCACGGTCTCGGTGAGCAAGCCCCGGGTGGGCAGATCGGTGAGATTGTCGTGGGTGACCCGATGCCGGCTGATCTGCTCCGCCCGGACCCGGGAGTTGTTCGAGCGGATCACCCGGATCAGCACCGTCAGCACCAGCGAGACACAGAGGACGGCCCGCATCAGGTTGCTGACCAGCGACTCGTGCGGCATCAGCGCGGTCAGCGCCACCGGGAAGATCACCAGCACGCCGATCATCACGGTCCGCAGACCGCTCAGATCCCGCTGCTCGCCGACCTGCTGCGGTTCGGTGAGCATCCGCATCGACGGATGCAGCGACGCCCCCGTCAACAGGGCGAACATCACCAGCAGGAAGACGTTGACCGACTGCCCCGGCACCTCGACCAGAAGTGCCGCACTCAGGCAGTAGAGCAGGTCACCGATGAACAACGCCACCGACGAGAGAACGACCATCCACAACGCCGGCTGCCGGCCGCCGCGGGACAGCAGCAACCGGGCCGCCATCACCAGGATGCTGACGTCGAAGACCGGGAAGACCGCGTTGACGATCTGCGCCGAGGTCAGGCCGTCGCCCAGGTTCGGGGCGATCAGGAAAGTCCAGGTGAGGAAAGCCGTGGCGAGCCCGATCAGAACCGCGTCGACCCGGGCCGTGTCGTCCTCGAACGCGTGCCGCCGCCGCAACATCCCCGCGAAACCAAGGCCCACCAGCAGGTACGCCGGAACGGTGATCAGGTCAGGCAGCAGTGTCAGCCCGTCCGGCAGCCCGCCCGCCTCCCGGAACAGCCGCAGCAGACTGCTGGCGATGAAGATCCAGGAGGCGGTACGGACGTAGCGCCACGGAACTGAGTCAGTCGGCTGGTGCCGGCGCGGACCACGATGGATCGCCACCATCCCCACCAGCAACGACAGTCCCATGGCGGGACCGGTGGCCCAGCCCGGGCCGGTCAGCACAACCGTGATCAGTGCCGCGTTGAGCCCGAGGTGCACCCAGAACTCGGACGGAGTCCGAGTCTCGTGCGCCTGATCAAGGGCCGGGACGTGGGTCATGGGCCTTAGATCGGCTCGCCCGCCGTGGGTCTTACCCAAATGACCGTCCGTGCCCCGGCTCACTCCTGGTGGGTCGGGGCACGGACGGTCGGGTGCGCTTGGTCAGGTGCCGGTCGTTTCCTGCTGCCCGGTCGTGTCCTGCTGGGTTCCGGAGTCCGGCTGGGTGCCCTGCTGCTGGGTGCCCTGGTCGGTGCCGGAACCCTGCTGCGTGCCGGGCCCGCCGCCCTGCATCCCGCCGCCACCCGGCATTCCACCACCACTGCCCGGGCCGCCGCCGAAACCGCCACCCGGCCCGCCCTGCTGGGTGGTGCCGTCCTGGGTGGCCACGGCCGGAGTGGTACCGCCGAGCGCCGACATGATGCCCACGGTGATCCCGGAACTGGCGATCGCGGTGACCAGCACGGCGGCGATCAGGATGAGCTTCGGGCTCTTGGTGATCTTCGATCTACCGGCGGCGGGCGGCGGAGCCTGCCACTGGCCGGTCGGTGGCCCAGCCGGCGGCAGCGGCCCGACACCGGGCAGCCCAGCCGCCGGCGCCTCCACATTCGGCGCGGCGGCGATCGGCTCAGCCGGAACCGATGTGGCCGGAACCGATGTTGTCGGCACCGAGTCGGCCGGGACCGCGGTTGCCGAGATGGCCGGGGATGCCGGGAAAGGAGTCGCCGCCATCGAAGTCAGGATGGCGGTGTCGTCCTTGGGCGGGGTGTCATTCCAGCGAAGGGTGTCGTCCGCCCGAGGGGAGTCGTTCCCGCGAAGAGTCTCGTCGTCGCGAAGAGTGTCGTCCTGGTGAAGAGTGTCGTCCTTGCCGAGGGCGGATTCCTTGGGGGCGGTGATGATCGCGGTGGCGGTGGTGGGCTCGTCGGCGGTCTCCGCCCACGGGTCACGTGCCTCGGTGGGTGCCTCCGCGCCGGCGTGCACGGGGGAGACGGTGGTGAGCTGGTCGTTCGTTGTCATCGAGTGCTCCTAGGCAGGTCGGCGAAGACCATGGTGCGGAGCCAGGTTGTGCGGCTTCTGTGTCCCGATCAGGAAACCACTGTCAACAGGGGACGTTCGCTGTACGACCTCCCAGCCGCCCGCGATCCAGCCATTTCGGCCCGGCGCCCGGCCATTTCGTCCCGTGGCCCGGTCGCCACGTGCCGTGGCCCGGTCGCTTCGGCCCGGCGTCCGGTCGCCTCGGCGCTGGTTCGGTCGCCCCGAACCAGCGTCCGGGATATAGGGGTT from Actinoplanes derwentensis includes these protein-coding regions:
- a CDS encoding DUF4956 domain-containing protein → MSVLVFGLYFPRHRRRDLVVAYLGVNVGVLAVAGSLSSSTVGAGLGLGLFGVLSIIRLRSTELDQHEVAYYFSALALGILGPLSGGPIWLAPSLMGLVLVVMYLGDHPRLFQSYQRQVLVLDNAVIDRVALIAQLERILGARVHKATVERIDLVNETTVVEVRYSYSQKARLLESANR
- a CDS encoding polyphosphate polymerase domain-containing protein, producing the protein MTVTTGHFDPITLGELTEAAELQTRVDRKYVLPVAEAEALMSRLDPGTRVLEIDGERTFRYRSVYFDTPDLVSFRLTAYKRRRRFKVRTRTYLDSSLCWLEVKTEGYRGGTVKNRLPYRIEDQDTVEPGRWFIDDILGGEETQRDLTPTLLTNYRRTTFCQATGDSRLTVDVDLVWTGVDGRELGLPNVAVVETKTGSAASPADRLLWASGHRPTSISKYATGLTALQPDLPDVRWRRLKRRHFTPITED
- a CDS encoding carbohydrate-binding domain-containing protein; the protein is MPRIPRLAVPAALTATALAVLVAPTSPALAAGPAAAAAIAANQASHLQAADLTWNESEVAAVTLTGTSATTTSSNVTVSGSTVTVTAAGTYRFSGSLTSGQIVVNSTGTGLVRIILNGVTVTGGTGAINVIAADEVLLFLQAGTTNRLTDGTASVDGPIASAADLSIAGTGALVVTGNANDGINAKDGLAIAGGTITVTAPDDAIRGQDYVIVSGGSITATAGGDGLKSDNETETNRGYVAVTGGTVNVTSVGDALTGQTDVIVNGGSITARATGTGSAKGLKAGVLTVISDGTVNVNAADDGLHSDANLTVDGGTTTVASGDDGVHAETNVSIAGGTVNVTNSYEGIEGLKVLITGGTVSATASDDAVNASDPAYGEMQNSPNALISVSGGTVSVSGGTDGLDSNGALTLTGGTVVVAGSPTRGGGEGGLDSNGALTITGGVVYSTGISASTSTLPTSGQGWVSYTFSANQPAGTIVHLATTSGTQIATYQSTKAFKHVVFSSSQITRGTTYAVRTGGTVSGTAVGGGLYTGGTLSGTQVSTVVAGVR
- a CDS encoding putative bifunctional diguanylate cyclase/phosphodiesterase, with the protein product MTHVPALDQAHETRTPSEFWVHLGLNAALITVVLTGPGWATGPAMGLSLLVGMVAIHRGPRRHQPTDSVPWRYVRTASWIFIASSLLRLFREAGGLPDGLTLLPDLITVPAYLLVGLGFAGMLRRRHAFEDDTARVDAVLIGLATAFLTWTFLIAPNLGDGLTSAQIVNAVFPVFDVSILVMAARLLLSRGGRQPALWMVVLSSVALFIGDLLYCLSAALLVEVPGQSVNVFLLVMFALLTGASLHPSMRMLTEPQQVGEQRDLSGLRTVMIGVLVIFPVALTALMPHESLVSNLMRAVLCVSLVLTVLIRVIRSNNSRVRAEQISRHRVTHDNLTDLPTRGLLTETVDQWAERTGPEKTEIGLLFIGLDRFKMVNDNWGHPVGDELLREVGVRLTEQVRAEDIVGRVGGDKFLIAVAGPAHERLAESLAERLLAAFTRPFALSIGDVVSSVSIGVTKTTGGAGAQELIRDADTAMYQAKTNGRNGYAMFDVSMHAQVQGRVRLEQALRGAMERGELATHFQPIIDLATGELDGFEALMRWHSPELGFVSPVDFIPIAEETGMIEEMGAWLLNESVRQLGEWTVQRGPDARPLHVSVNVAVRQLRDGSLVRLVDDALRANDLPPSALWLEITESGVMEDLETALLTLNALRTMGVTLCIDDFGTGYSSLSYLNRLPVGIVKIDRSFVSDVGENGANEPIVRAVLAMTRAMGHRVVAEGVETEVQRNWLREQGCDLVQGWYYGKADLPANLTSWIEHRSPALTEA